The segment CGGCTATTTTATCGGAATTATTGGAGCAGCATTGGTAGGAATGGCTTTTCACTTGTTGGCTTATAAAAACACCGAAGAGCGTATAAGCCATGATACATCTTCATCAAATCCCGTAAGATTAACTGATATAATCGAGGTTGTCAAAAGAAATAGGGCTTTTCTAGGCATTTCCATAGCCGGAAGTGCTGCCATGCTTAGCCAGACCTTGGTCATGACCCTTAGCGTTTATTACTTCAGAGACAATCTAAACGCATTGAGCCTTATGGGACTTTCTATGATGGTTACTCTGCCTTTAACTCTCGTAGTTCTTGCTTCTATGCCAAAGATAGTTAAAAAAATCGGAATGGAAAAGACAGCCATTTATTCAACCGTGTTAGGCATGGGGATATCATCTATATTATTTTTATTTCCGGATAACGTCTGGCTGTTTTTGGCTGTTCGAGCTACAGGCGGAACCCTTATCAGCGTAGTAATGTTCCTTCAGTGGGGCATGATTGGAGACGCTATCGATTACAACCATTATATCCTTGACAAGAGAACAGAAGGAGCAATTTACGGCAGCTTTAACTTCTCTAGACGTCTCGGCCAAGCTATCGGTTCATTCTTTGGCGCACTGTCAATCGGACTGATCGGCTACGCTCCAAGCGCAGCGGTGCAATCTGCTACCGTTTTAGGCGGCATCAGGCTTATGACACTAGGCGCACCGATTGCCGGAGGACTAATAGTGTTAATTGCTATTAAATATGTGTGGAATATAGACAACGAATTAAGAGACAAAATGATAGAAAAAAGAAACCTTGTTATGAGCGAGTCGTAAAACAACCCCCCTTATCCGTTAAAATTGATAAGGGGGGTTGTTTTTATGAGTTGATTAATTTACAATGTAACACCTGTCTTAAAAATTGCTATCTCTCTAAAATCATTAACCTCGTTGTTAAGCAACTTTCCACTGGCAACTTCAAGTATATACTCTACAAATCTATGCAATATTTCTTCCATCTTTTCATTTTCCACCAAAGTGCCTGCGTTAAAATCAATCCAGTGAGGCTTCAACTTATAGAGTTGCGTATTACTTGAGATTTTCATAGTTGGAACAAAGCTTCCAAATGGTGTTCCTCTACCGGTAGTAAACAACACCATCTGACATCCTGAAGCTGCAAGCGCCGTAGACGCAACTAAATCATTTCCAGGCGCATTCAAAAGGTTAAGACCTTTTTTGGTCAACACCTCTCCGTATTTCAAGACGCCTACTATGCTAGCTTTACCGCCTTTTTGAATGCATCCTAAGGATTTCTCTTCGAGCGTCGTTATTCCACCTTCTTTATTTCCGGGTGAAGGATTTTCGTATATAGGCTGCTTGTGCTCGATGAAATATTCTTTAAAATCGTTTATCAGTGACACCGTTTTATTGAACACGTCTTCGCTTTCTGAGCGGTTCATCAATAAAGTTTCCGCACCAAACATTTCGGGCACTTCTGTTAAGATAGTGGAACCACCTTGA is part of the Alkalibacter saccharofermentans DSM 14828 genome and harbors:
- a CDS encoding MFS transporter, whose translation is MKKLTFKHKLGYAMGDLGGCMTFAIVGSFLLPYYTEVVGISAAAVATLFLLARIWDAINDPMMGALLDKRYSKTKDSRGKFRPYLLTGAPLVALTAVLAFFVPGGLSQGGKLIWVYVTYIAYGMTYTFVNIPYGSLLSGMASTAEEKASLSSARGFGAMIGNVLPLVVFPIIIASSTENPQTGYFIGIIGAALVGMAFHLLAYKNTEERISHDTSSSNPVRLTDIIEVVKRNRAFLGISIAGSAAMLSQTLVMTLSVYYFRDNLNALSLMGLSMMVTLPLTLVVLASMPKIVKKIGMEKTAIYSTVLGMGISSILFLFPDNVWLFLAVRATGGTLISVVMFLQWGMIGDAIDYNHYILDKRTEGAIYGSFNFSRRLGQAIGSFFGALSIGLIGYAPSAAVQSATVLGGIRLMTLGAPIAGGLIVLIAIKYVWNIDNELRDKMIEKRNLVMSES